One region of Streptomyces leeuwenhoekii genomic DNA includes:
- a CDS encoding NAD(P)-dependent oxidoreductase — protein sequence MNDTTDKTPAPRTLITPAPRTPITLLGAGAMGTALARAWLAAGHPVTVWNRTPSRAEALAAEGAAVARSAAEAVAASRLVILCLLDDDSVGEALEGAALAGRDLVNLTTGTPAQGRARAAWAEERGARFLDGGIMAVPPMIGAADSGAYVFYSGSADLFEEHAETLAVPAGTRYVGADPGFAALHDVALLSAMSGMFAGLSHAFALIGGEDIRPQDLAPLLVEWLAAMAPAAHASAAALESGDYTKGVVSNLAMQVAGTSTLVRTAQEQGVSTELLSPFWDLMARRLADGHAEEDTTGVIDLLRAR from the coding sequence ATGAACGACACCACGGACAAGACCCCCGCCCCCCGCACCCTGATCACCCCCGCCCCCCGCACCCCGATCACCCTCCTCGGCGCCGGCGCCATGGGCACCGCGCTCGCCCGCGCCTGGCTGGCCGCCGGGCACCCGGTGACCGTATGGAACCGCACCCCCTCCCGCGCCGAGGCCCTCGCCGCCGAGGGCGCCGCGGTCGCCCGCAGCGCCGCCGAGGCGGTGGCCGCGAGCCGGCTCGTCATCCTCTGCCTGCTGGACGACGACTCGGTCGGCGAGGCCCTGGAGGGGGCCGCCCTGGCCGGGCGGGACCTGGTGAACCTCACCACCGGCACGCCCGCCCAGGGCCGGGCCCGCGCGGCGTGGGCCGAGGAGCGCGGCGCCCGCTTCCTGGACGGCGGCATCATGGCCGTCCCGCCGATGATCGGTGCCGCGGACTCCGGCGCGTACGTCTTCTACAGCGGTTCGGCCGATCTCTTCGAGGAGCACGCGGAGACGCTCGCCGTCCCGGCCGGCACCCGGTACGTCGGCGCGGACCCGGGCTTCGCGGCGCTGCACGACGTGGCGCTGCTGAGCGCCATGTCCGGCATGTTCGCGGGTCTCTCGCACGCGTTCGCGCTGATCGGCGGGGAGGACATCCGCCCGCAGGACCTCGCGCCACTGCTCGTGGAGTGGCTGGCCGCGATGGCCCCGGCCGCCCACGCCAGCGCCGCGGCGCTGGAGAGCGGCGACTACACCAAGGGCGTGGTCTCCAACCTCGCGATGCAGGTAGCGGGCACGTCCACACTGGTGCGGACGGCCCAGGAGCAGGGCGTGAGCACGGAACTGCTGTCGCCGTTCTGGGACCTGATGGCGCGCCGGCTCGCCGACGGGCACGCGGAGGAGGACACCACGGGGGTGATCGATCTGCTGCGGGCGCGGTGA
- a CDS encoding class F sortase yields the protein MRRVGNTAIAAVTAIALCAGTWLLASGTETHAPPQPSAAQSGAGRAGEPPAAAALPPSPPDRIRIPAIRVDAPLMGLGLTRTGSLEVPPAGKKNLAGWYEAGTTPGETGTAIVAGHVDNADGPAVFYRLGALRKGGRIEVDRRDGGVAVFTVDAVEVYDARNFPDEKVYGAANRPELRVITCGGGWSRATGYQGNVVVFAHLTDSR from the coding sequence ATGCGCAGGGTCGGCAACACCGCCATAGCGGCCGTCACCGCGATCGCCCTCTGCGCCGGTACCTGGCTGCTCGCCAGCGGCACCGAGACCCACGCGCCGCCGCAGCCGTCGGCGGCACAGTCCGGCGCCGGCCGGGCCGGCGAGCCGCCCGCCGCCGCGGCGCTGCCGCCCTCCCCGCCCGACCGCATCCGCATCCCGGCCATCCGCGTCGACGCCCCGCTGATGGGGCTGGGGCTGACCCGCACCGGCAGCCTGGAGGTGCCGCCGGCCGGGAAGAAGAACCTCGCGGGCTGGTACGAGGCCGGCACCACGCCCGGCGAGACGGGCACCGCGATCGTCGCCGGGCACGTCGACAACGCCGACGGCCCCGCCGTGTTCTACCGCCTCGGCGCCCTGCGCAAGGGCGGCCGGATCGAGGTGGACCGGCGCGACGGCGGCGTGGCGGTGTTCACGGTGGACGCGGTCGAGGTGTACGACGCGCGGAACTTCCCCGACGAGAAGGTCTACGGGGCGGCGAACCGGCCCGAGCTGCGGGTCATCACGTGCGGCGGCGGCTGGTCACGCGCCACGGGCTACCAGGGGAACGTCGTCGTCTTCGCGCACCTGACGGACAGCCGCTGA
- a CDS encoding NADPH-dependent FMN reductase, with translation MDTVTAPLQVTLIIGSNRHGRFGPVVADWLLGRLRDREDLAVEVVDVAQTDLPTTFAPGPEASAALAEITPKLARADAFVVLTPEYNHSFPAALKNLIDWHYAEWRAKPVALVSYGGLAGGLRAVEHLRQVFAELHAVTVRDTVSFHNAGASFDDEGRLADPSGPDAAAKVMLDQLAWWGTALREAKEKRPYDRA, from the coding sequence ATGGACACAGTGACCGCACCGCTCCAGGTGACCCTGATCATCGGCAGCAACCGTCACGGCCGCTTCGGCCCCGTGGTCGCCGACTGGCTCCTCGGCCGGCTCCGCGACCGCGAGGACCTGGCCGTCGAGGTCGTGGACGTCGCGCAGACCGATCTGCCCACGACGTTCGCCCCCGGGCCCGAGGCGAGCGCCGCGCTCGCGGAGATCACCCCGAAACTGGCCCGCGCCGACGCGTTCGTCGTCCTCACCCCCGAGTACAACCACTCGTTCCCGGCGGCCCTGAAGAACCTCATCGACTGGCACTACGCCGAGTGGCGCGCCAAGCCCGTCGCGCTCGTCTCCTACGGCGGCCTGGCCGGGGGCCTGCGCGCCGTGGAGCATCTGCGCCAGGTCTTCGCCGAACTGCACGCCGTCACCGTGCGCGACACGGTCTCCTTCCACAACGCGGGCGCGTCCTTCGACGACGAGGGCCGCCTGGCGGACCCCTCGGGCCCGGACGCGGCGGCCAAGGTGATGCTGGACCAGTTGGCGTGGTGGGGAACGGCGTTGCGGGAGGCGAAGGAGAAGCGGCCGTACGACAGGGCGTGA
- a CDS encoding M4 family metallopeptidase — protein MSRIRHVLGSRPALAGTAAATAILLTAALAPTAAAAERPSRAEAAENAAAALADHADSLGLTPDQRTTVRDVVVDADGAQHVRYDRTYHRLPVLGGDFVVHLAPDGAWRGADRATSAPITLPAVTPALPAAEAADLAARALRAATPGRVLEKLTARPRLVVDALHGAPRLAWRTDAVALDGLGNPVARTVLTDARSGARIDAWDRIESVTGDGRSLYGGTVPLETTATGSGYRLADATRGGTYTGDAANRTDLCVLGLCLGRAPSAVFTDADNHWGTGTAADRASAAVDAQYGTDMTWDYFEDVHGRRGIAGDGKGSYNRVHYGSGYNNAFWDDTCFCMTYGDGDGTTFGPLVSLDVAGHEMAHGVTQSTAALTYSGESGGLNEATSDIFGTLVEFHAANAADPGDWLIGEKVVRSGFGRDALRYMDRPSRDGVSADCWNASLGDLDVHYSSGVANHFAYLLAEGSGTRTVGGVRHSSATCDGSVVTGIGRDKLGRIWYRALTVYMTSSTDYAGARTATLNAARDLYGAGSAERAAVAAAWSAVNVTG, from the coding sequence ATGAGCCGGATACGGCACGTCCTGGGCTCCCGTCCGGCCCTGGCCGGCACGGCCGCCGCGACCGCGATCCTCCTCACCGCGGCCCTCGCCCCCACCGCCGCCGCGGCCGAGCGGCCGAGCCGCGCCGAGGCGGCGGAGAACGCCGCGGCGGCCCTCGCGGACCACGCGGACAGCCTCGGACTGACCCCGGACCAGCGCACCACCGTGCGGGACGTGGTGGTGGACGCGGACGGCGCGCAGCACGTCCGCTACGACCGCACCTACCACCGCCTGCCCGTCCTCGGCGGCGACTTCGTGGTGCACCTGGCGCCCGACGGCGCCTGGCGCGGCGCCGACCGCGCGACCTCGGCGCCGATCACGCTGCCCGCCGTCACCCCCGCCCTGCCGGCCGCCGAGGCCGCCGACCTGGCCGCGCGGGCCCTGCGGGCGGCCACCCCGGGGCGGGTGCTGGAGAAGCTGACGGCCCGGCCGCGCCTGGTGGTCGACGCCCTGCACGGCGCGCCCAGGCTGGCCTGGCGCACGGACGCCGTCGCGCTGGACGGCCTCGGCAACCCGGTCGCCCGCACGGTGCTGACCGACGCCCGGTCGGGAGCGCGGATCGACGCCTGGGACCGCATCGAGTCGGTGACGGGCGACGGCCGGTCGCTGTACGGCGGCACGGTGCCGCTGGAGACCACGGCGACGGGGTCGGGGTACCGGCTGGCGGACGCCACGCGCGGGGGCACGTACACCGGGGACGCGGCGAACCGGACCGACCTGTGCGTGCTCGGCCTCTGCCTCGGCCGCGCGCCCTCGGCGGTCTTCACCGACGCGGACAACCACTGGGGCACGGGGACGGCGGCCGACCGGGCGTCGGCGGCGGTGGACGCCCAGTACGGCACCGACATGACCTGGGACTACTTCGAGGACGTCCACGGGCGCCGCGGGATCGCGGGAGACGGCAAGGGCTCGTACAACCGCGTGCACTACGGCAGCGGTTACAACAACGCCTTCTGGGACGACACCTGCTTCTGCATGACGTACGGCGACGGCGACGGGACCACCTTCGGCCCGCTGGTCTCGCTGGACGTGGCCGGGCACGAGATGGCGCACGGGGTGACGCAGTCGACGGCGGCGCTGACGTACTCCGGGGAGTCCGGCGGGCTGAACGAGGCGACCAGCGACATCTTCGGCACGCTGGTGGAGTTCCACGCGGCCAACGCCGCCGACCCCGGTGACTGGCTGATCGGCGAGAAGGTCGTCCGGTCCGGCTTCGGGCGCGACGCCCTGCGGTACATGGACCGGCCGTCCCGGGACGGCGTGTCGGCCGACTGCTGGAACGCCTCGCTGGGCGACCTCGACGTGCACTACTCCTCCGGCGTCGCCAACCACTTCGCCTACCTGCTCGCCGAGGGCAGCGGCACGAGGACCGTGGGCGGCGTCCGCCACTCGTCCGCCACCTGCGACGGGTCGGTGGTGACCGGCATCGGCCGGGACAAGCTCGGCCGCATCTGGTACCGGGCGCTGACCGTCTACATGACGTCGTCCACCGACTACGCGGGCGCCCGGACGGCGACGCTGAACGCCGCCCGGGACCTGTACGGGGCCGGCAGCGCCGAGCGGGCCGCGGTCGCGGCGGCCTGGAGCGCCGTGAACGTCACCGGCTAG